In Cryptomeria japonica chromosome 5, Sugi_1.0, whole genome shotgun sequence, the genomic window GGCAGGCAAATGAGAAacattcaattaggattaggattagggttatggttagggttatgattataggTAGAATTAGAATTAGTGATAGGGTTTAGGATTAAATTATAGTTGAGATTAGGGTTAcagttcaattagggttaaagtTGAGGTTACTTTGGGTTGAAGTTATGGTTACTAATCTGGGTTAGGGTTAAAGTAGAGTTATAGAAGAAAtcttagagttagggttaaattataatTACAATCacatatggttagggttaaggttaggattcaatAAGAGTTATATGatcaattagggttaaggttaagttacaATTAAATTAGGGGAAAGTATTGAGCTAGGGTTAAGGTTGGGTTAAGGTTAGTTTgtaatttgggttagggtttagtaaAGGCTTAAATACCGaggtttaattaaatttaagattagggttcaatttaTGCTAGAATATGAATATTCCATTTAGAAGGTTAGGATTAAATTATGGTTAGAATTCAAATAAGGTAAGGTTCAAGATTAGGTTAGCGTTAGGGTTaaataagggttaaggttatggttagggttggaGTTAAAGTAGAGTCAACATTCAATTAGAATTATGATcagggtttaattatggttaggtCTAAGGTTAATATTATCTATTGAGTTATGATTATGGTTAAAGTTAGAATTGGATTTGGGGCTAGGGTTAGAATAAGAATTAGAGATATGATTAGGATTAGCATTGAATTATGGTTAAGGtttgggatagggtttaattaAAGTTAAATTTGAGGTTAAGAGTTGTAGGAGGAATCtttgggttagggttaaattatgattataGTTCCATTAtcattaaggttagggtttagttaggattaggatttaagtTCAATCAAGGTTATGATTAAGGTAAGGTTAGAGATCAATTAGGGAAAATTAttaagttaggtttagggtttaataaGGTAAGTTTAAGGTTAGTTTTCAATTTGGGTTGGGGTTTACTAAGAGTTAAAATAttagattttaattatatttaagattataaatttaattacatTAGGGTCAAGGTCAATGTTAGTTTAAAATATGATTAGAGTGAAATCAAGGTTAGGCTTAGATTTTAACTAGAGATTAATTATAGTTAATCTTAAGGTGATAAATTCTTCTCAATAAGATATATTTCGACATATTTTACCTAAATTTTTTAAATAGAGGTATACTAGTTTTATCTATATACATTACATATTTTTATCTACTATCcataaattatttataaaattaacTGCTTTTAAAtttccatttaaaaataaatatataaactcATTTACAGAAAAACTtaaaataaacaattaataaattGACAATCCAACAATTTTACCCCTCCTTTATGTTAAAAACAAGCAAAAATACAATGCCATTATTTAATGACTATCAAATTTCTAGAAGGGCCAGTAAGCTGCGGAAACTCTCCACCACGCTCTTTTCTTCGCCCCCCACAATTATTCCTTTCTCTACCTCCACTTCAGATGTTGTGTTGAACACATTTAAGGTCAACTCCCGTTCAGTGAGGAATCCAGAACGTTTGGTGAACACACTTAACCATGTCCACTTACCCTCTTCCACCCACATTCGAAAATCGCTCGGATAATCAATACCCAAAAATGTTAATGAGTTACATTTTATAACCAAACATATCATCATGGCATTACCGTCGAAAGAACGGACGGAGTTTAATTTGATTCTGCCTAATTTCTTGTTAGCAAAGGAGTGGAGGACAGAGAGATTGGGAAAGGCTGAAGAGTTTAAAAGTGACCCTGCACCAGCGACTGCCTTTGTACATATTACCACATCTTCTGGCCATTTCTGTCCAAAAAGGAAAGCCAATCATTCATCACAATAATGAAATGAACAAAACATTAGAATTATATTATCCTCCGGGAAACAATTATTATTACCTGAATTGTTTGAATGCAGGGCAACACGGCTGTTCTGTTCTTTGCTACGAGATGCAAAATTTTCAGTCTTTGCACGTGCTCCCAGCTTTCTGTACCCGACACATCCCAACATTTAACACATTCTATCTGAAGCCTCGCCAATGATGTGCAGTGTTGTAAACCTTGTATTGTCTCAACTTTGCTGCAACCTTTTATTTCAAATGCTTTCAGCGAAGCTAATTTATCAAAGCTTGGCAGCGTCTCCAACTCTGTACAGTACCATAGCCTCAGTGTTTGAAGGTTTACTACGCCCCCAATACAACTTAGATTCCTCAGCAGTCCACAAGAGTCGAACCGAATTTCCTCCACTGCTGTCGGTAGACTGTCGACCTCCGTTAAATGGTCATTAAAAAGAAAATCGACAATTTTAAGGCGGGGACAGCAATCATCAGAAATTGTAATCTTTGACACTTTTGTGCCCCACAGACTTATTTCCCTGAGATTGCCAAGAAAAGAAGTAAATGGGCCCCGCCCAAAATCCATTTCGCCGATTGGGCAATCCGATATTCTCAGAGTCTGAAGATTAATCAGCTGCTTCCATAATTTTGGTAATGCTTGCACTTCTAAATTCTTTAATGTCAATTTCTCTAACAGAGTAAGGCTCCCCATAGAGTCTGGCAAAGATTGCATCTGGAAACACCCTTCCACTGGACCTATCTCCATCACTCTCAACTTGCTCAGTTGACCGATATTAATTGGGAGATCCCTTAAGCTAGTTCCGTTTAAATAGAGCTCACTCAAAGAAGCCTGATTTGTGATGTGACGGGGCAACTCCTTCAATTGCTTGCACTGATAAAGGTTCAAATACTGTAGCCTTGTCATGTTTTCCAGGATGTCTGACTGTAAGCTGAGCTTCCTACACTCCTCTAAATCAAGACGTTGCAGGAGCCTGAGCTGCTTACAAGAATCTGGCAACATCCTCAACTCATAGCATTCCCTCAAATCTAGATGTTGCAGTGCTGTTAGTTGGCCAAAACAGCTCGGCAGTGTTGCTAGCCTTTCACAGCCTTGCAACTCCAGGTGCTCTAGTGATTGAAGACGGCAAAATTCCTCTGGCAGTCTCTTCACATTGCACCGACACAGGGACATCTTTTTCAAATTCATGAGATGTCCTATGGACTTTGGAATTCTTTTTAATTTGAAGCAGGAATAAATTATCAACACTCTTAACTGTAATGGAGCCTACAGCcaatttcaaaattaattaaagAGAAGATAAAGATTACAAATAATATTTGATTCAAATTATAAATATTGGAGAGAAACCGTAGAGGAAAGATACTTACTTTGACCCCATCCTTCCACAAGTCTACCATATTATGGCAGTCATAAAGTTCTAAAACTCTTAAATTTGTCAATGGCACACATGATGAAAGATTTCTATGAGCAATTCCGATGCAGCGAAGCCATGTCAACTCTGTGGATAATTTGGCAATGTGTAGATTGTTCCGGAAGTGTTTTCCTATCACTAAAATCTTTAATCCATGAGGCAcaggttttctagttcttttgAAGCCACAAAGACATATCGTTGTATTCAACAAGGAATCGAGAAACTCATGAACATCATGATTAGCTGTAAGTATGTTCAAAATCATTCCTCTTATCTGGATAGAGAAAAGCAAAACCAACAAATTCAAAATTGATTGAGGTAAACATACAATCTGATAAATAGACAAAATAAACAAATTTCAATGCTATATTTCTAATTTTCTAGCAGCACAGAAAAAATAACTATCAACCTCACCTCCTCCTGTTTGTTGATCGTCCAAAGCTGATGAGGATTCCATAGACGATGAGGTGAAAGAGTGCTTGCAATTTCCCTACCTAAATCTCTTAGGTGTTCATGCATTCTTATCTTATTCCCATCAACAAGCTCAACAAGACACTTATTCACAAGCCTCTCCCAACCCCACAAACCACTCCAGCCTAATCCTTCCCATACTGCAATAGCGATCATCTTGCTTTCACCAATGAAGAAACAAGCTACATCTAAGAACATCTGTTTCTCTTCTTTATCTAAAGAATCATAACTCACCCTCAATCTATTCATAATATCCTCGGGCTGTACTTTAGAAATTTTATTGAATACATCTTTCCATAAATCTTTATTAGAGCACCCATGAAGCTGACCTCCAAGCACCTTTAAAGACAAAGGTAACCTATTGCTAGCATGTACGAAATTTTCGACCAGATCTTCAAACCCCAACAGTGGAGAAGATTGTAAGAATGCATGCCAACAAAAAAGCTCCTTGGCATGAGACTGATTCATTAATTTAATATCATAAATGCAAGAGATACCCGAAACCTTGAGAACTTCCTTGTCCCGTGTTGTGATAATGATCAAACTACCAGGTGCAAGGCTAGCCTTTCCCGGCAGTAAAACTTCTAGCTGATCTCTATGATCCACGTCATCCAAAACGACAAATACAGGAAGAGATCTCCAATAATTAGAGAGAATCATCTTGCCTTGCTCTATATTGTCGAATGGTTCATCATTGAATTTAAAACCCAAATTTTTAAGGAGTTGTCTCTGCTTTATATGCAACTCATTTTTGTTTGCAGCATTTCTAACATCAAAAACAAAACTAGATTTTCCTATAGATGAACTTTTTTTATTATAGAATTCTTTTGACAGAGTGGTCTTCCCAGCTCCACCCATACCCCAAATTGCTACAATTTGAGCATCAGAATGATTTTTTGCAGATTCAGTAATGAACATTTCAAAATCTGCTACAGCTTCTTCAAGACCCACTGGATGTGTTGCTACCTCTAATGGTACTCTTTTCATTATCTTCAAAACACGATTCACAATATTCTTCAAAACCCTTTGCTTTTGCTCCTCTCTAAACAATGATGAAACATGGTTTTCGGAAAGGAAGAAAACGAAAAAACATCAATAAACAGAGATTATCCAATCAAAGATAAATATATACAAAAGATAGAGAAATATTGCACAGAAGGGTAGGTATGATAACAGATGTACAAAGAGGGGAGAGATTATGTGTTGCTTACTCATCACTGTTGATGATTTCGCCCTCATAAAATGAGGCATTGTAGAGTGCCGTCTTCCACTCCTCGAGCATGTCTGTATGTCTACCCTTCTCTTCATACTCCATAAACGAAGATTCGTAGATTCCTTTCAAATGGCGGAGATGGGCAGGTTCAACTTGGTAGAAAATAGGAATAATAGGCGTCCCAGTCTTGAGTATAAAGGATAGCTCGGCAAGACACCAAGGCGATTTTGCATATGTGGGAGAAAATATTGCTATATGAAGGGCAGCAGTAGACATTGCGTGTTGTAGTTCTGTAGGGAAGAAATCTCCCGACTGAAGATCTTGGGAATCAAGAAAGACCTTGAGACCCATAGCATAGAGGGCATTATAGATATCTCTGGCTAGCTTGTGTTTCACATCGGGTCCGCGATGATTAATAAAAATATCACAGGGCGACTTCTGCAATGGTGATGCAGATGTAGCAGAAGTAGATGCAGATGAAGGTGGGAAGGGTGGAGCAAGGCCATGAAAAGCATTTACAATCTCTATCTCTGTTTGACGAGAAGAAGAAGCCATGTAATCTGATCCAAGTGAAGAGAGATATAGAGGAAAGCAATGGAAGCAGGGGCGACGGTGAGGAAATCAAAGCACTGAACTTGGTACTGCAGAGAGAAAGAGGGGCGTTATATAAAGATTAAATAAAAGAGTAAACGAAACGTCCTCGAAGAAACGAGGAAGAATAGTAAGACGAGTAGGTGTGGTTTGTGAAAGGAATAGTAAACGAGTAGGTTTGTGAGGGAAACCTCGTTGAAAAGGAAGTGTGGGGTACAGACTGGCGTATCCATTAGACCAAAGTGGCCTCTTCATAATCTTAAATATGAGACCTGATTTCTGAGAAACTCATTTAAATCTATTCAATATGTAaagatcaaaaataaaaataaaatattttagtgAAAGTACAAAGACATGCCTGGAAGTTTCCCTGCCTTGTGACCCAGTTTGTTGGTGGCCGTTCACTTCATTGTCAGCTACAGAATATCCAGCTGTATCACAAATATCTCCCACTTAATGTCAAACTGAAATTTAGACTTATCTGCATACGTCTCTGTAATAATTCATTGGGAGAATGGGAAACGTGGGGACGGAGAATGGCATAAAGGGAAAACGTTCTCCCTCGATAATGTGTGGATATTGATTGGAAGACTTGGTGATATTATGACAATTTGCAGAAGATCTTTTAGGGCAGGAAAGGGCTACGAAAGTAGCAAGCATTTATGGATACCATCATTAATGACGTTAGCGTTAGGGAAGGAAAAAGATAGTTGGAGTAGACTTAGATTAAATCATAAACTTTCGCTCCAATCTTTAAATTGTAAATCATTTCATAGTGGATAAGTTTGGATATCAAGAATTTGATGGTCCAGAGGAAAGGATCCATAGTTGAGcctgttccaattcttgtgatagaagaaGTTGATTTAATACCTcaatatttgttgatttaatgtccaacctttgtataacattgcaccaatagttgtatgataagtaccaataattgaatgaaatatatcatttgttgtgaaaagtaaccaatcatgtgatatcacatcaactgcacaagtatAGGGGcctttttgcacacctattggtctcacttctTTTTTTTgcgttgttttggacaccttgacaaaaagcatgttgatgtggcatcatatttgatgatgtggccctgaaaccttagttataagtaggagacttgccaagtaagttgtaaAAAAATCAGGGTGATTcaaaatttccacgtaagattttgagaagcgcgaagttagggtgcacaactactgggtcctttctcctatatgatttttttcttaaatttattagaattaatttatattttatgagtagtggttcacaagaatctATTTTTTATGAGAATTAATAATACACTTAGTACCAATATTAGACCTTTCTACTAAATCACTTATCTGAGGTCACTTATCCTAGTACTACATCAATTCGAATCCATTAGACCTTCCTAGGTCACCCATCCCACTACTACTCCAACTCAAAtgtgcttaaccatggagtttccttCAAGATTAAACCCActtatatttttataaaattatatatatgacacttcaaattatcagtaaacaataaaaaatattattaataaataaatacaaattgaTTTAGAATGTTTTTAGAGAGAGAATATAACgatttctaattttaaaaatatttttgatgtggattTATATAATAGTTTCTAATATGAATTTAGAAAACTTAAggcaatttaatttttaaaacattgttaacaaaattgtcttaaatattttttatatgaatttagaaacttgctataaaaataaaattatttaaaggttataataaattattatattttttattgtctATTGATGTTTTTAAGAATTACAATTCCTATTCaaaaatacttatttaatttaaattatacatAATAATATGTTTTAAAATAATAACTAAATTATTTGTGTCGCTTTATTATTAAAAAGAGAAATTTATTGTTTTGTGTATTTAATATGTATAATAAAATTGATAAAAGTATTTAAATATAAAaggtttttaaaaaaatcataattaaatattttttataattatatttttcttAGACCATAAAATGAAAGGCATTCAAAAGATCAAACCtgtcataaaaaaattatatgatagaTAATCGAATTCTAGGCATGTTTGGTAGTTGAGTACTCTAATTTTGTCTCTCTCAAAATATATTGCACAATAATTTTAAATCACTCTCAATGTTTACAACAAATTACTTGGCAATTACCTTATTTATAACTAATGTTTAATGttgacatcatcaaatatgatgttaCTAAAAGGCACAAAATATATTGAGAAGGGGGTGTGAATTGGGATATCCTAAATTGAACTTAATTGAACATTAATTACCATTAGTAACTTATCCAAGCATGAACCTTAAAACATTAAAGTGTCTCTATCAAATCTCCTCAATAATGTAGCAATTAAATAACACATGAAAATATACATTCACACATATGAACACCaaatatacatggaaacccaagatggggaaaaccatgatgagaataGCTACTTGGCTTTACtacccaaatccaacctcacaaaaaaAAGGTCACTTACAACTATGAAGTAATCACCAACTTATCAAAGACATCAATCCTCAATTGTATTTGTACGCACCAACCAATTAGAGACATCGATCCCCTATGCTCGGATTTGAGCATCAACTCAACAACTAGGGCTTCAATCTCAATAATAACAAAAGATATGAATTGTAGACCTTCAACCTAAATACAAAGTTTTCATTTGATCTAATCGGGCTTCAAAGCAGTCTCCCAtaaaacaaatgatttgttgatgaaCCCTCACAATGATTTGAATGCAACTCACGTCGTTTACATCTAATACATACATCATACTTACATTCATGCACATTTTTATCTTTTTAACATTCCAGGACATATCCTAGATCCCTACATATATGAATTAAAAGTacaatattggagttgaggaaaaatcaactctacaactcccaaagatcacctgcatgcaaacctgtaacagaaggagagaagaaaaaaagctatggaggccataattcaaagatctagaaaagaggagtcatattgattgtgcaacaagaaggcaattcaataattacaattgttataaaaaatacaaagagagaatccttataaaaggatactctaaaccctaaaggtgaaaaccctaaataattataagattcctaagtttagcttaagcatagagtataatagactaaataattattagctaataaaagattactctaacacccccccttaagatgaacttagggagtatctaaaaaacaactaaggactaaaaaagcatgtaaaaaatacAGGATAACAACAATGGATCCCGACAAGTAGGCCTAATGAGGtatccaagtacaataaaatctttgtaaagtggagaaaaaggagaaaaccctgtgggaacaaaactcctcttcaagaagagatgaaagctcaagtgaatgACTAAGAAGCCTTCAaataag contains:
- the LOC131028810 gene encoding disease resistance protein RPV1, with protein sequence MASSSRQTEIEIVNAFHGLAPPFPPSSASTSATSASPLQKSPCDIFINHRGPDVKHKLARDIYNALYAMGLKVFLDSQDLQSGDFFPTELQHAMSTAALHIAIFSPTYAKSPWCLAELSFILKTGTPIIPIFYQVEPAHLRHLKGIYESSFMEYEEKGRHTDMLEEWKTALYNASFYEGEIINSDEEEQKQRVLKNIVNRVLKIMKRVPLEVATHPVGLEEAVADFEMFITESAKNHSDAQIVAIWGMGGAGKTTLSKEFYNKKSSSIGKSSFVFDVRNAANKNELHIKQRQLLKNLGFKFNDEPFDNIEQGKMILSNYWRSLPVFVVLDDVDHRDQLEVLLPGKASLAPGSLIIITTRDKEVLKVSGISCIYDIKLMNQSHAKELFCWHAFLQSSPLLGFEDLVENFVHASNRLPLSLKVLGGQLHGCSNKDLWKDVFNKISKVQPEDIMNRLRVSYDSLDKEEKQMFLDVACFFIGESKMIAIAVWEGLGWSGLWGWERLVNKCLVELVDGNKIRMHEHLRDLGREIASTLSPHRLWNPHQLWTINKQEEIRGMILNILTANHDVHEFLDSLLNTTICLCGFKRTRKPVPHGLKILVIGKHFRNNLHIAKLSTELTWLRCIGIAHRNLSSCVPLTNLRVLELYDCHNMVDLWKDGVKAPLQLRVLIIYSCFKLKRIPKSIGHLMNLKKMSLCRCNVKRLPEEFCRLQSLEHLELQGCERLATLPSCFGQLTALQHLDLRECYELRMLPDSCKQLRLLQRLDLEECRKLSLQSDILENMTRLQYLNLYQCKQLKELPRHITNQASLSELYLNGTSLRDLPINIGQLSKLRVMEIGPVEGCFQMQSLPDSMGSLTLLEKLTLKNLEVQALPKLWKQLINLQTLRISDCPIGEMDFGRGPFTSFLGNLREISLWGTKVSKITISDDCCPRLKIVDFLFNDHLTEVDSLPTAVEEIRFDSCGLLRNLSCIGGVVNLQTLRLWYCTELETLPSFDKLASLKAFEIKGCSKVETIQGLQHCTSLARLQIECVKCWDVSGTESWEHVQRLKILHLVAKNRTAVLPCIQTIQKWPEDVVICTKAVAGAGSLLNSSAFPNLSVLHSFANKKLGRIKLNSVRSFDGNAMMICLVIKCNSLTFLGIDYPSDFRMWVEEGKWTWLSVFTKRSGFLTERELTLNVFNTTSEVEVEKGIIVGGEEKSVVESFRSLLALLEI